AAACGCCACAAATTTTTATCCTATGCGGCATGTTAACGGCAAACGATGACATGTTCATGGAGTTGGCCCTTGGGGAGGCCGGCGCTGCCCGGGCGGCAGGAGAGGTGCCGGTCGGGGCCGTCATTACCTGCGGGAACGATATCCTGGCCAGGGCGCACAACCTGCCGATTGCGCTGCACGATCCGTCCGCCCATGCGGAAATTATGGCTATCCGTGCAGCAGCCCAAATTATGTCCAATTACCGGCTTACCGGGACGACGCTTTATGTGACGCTGGAGCCCTGTGTCATGTGTTGCGGAGCCATTGTGCAGGCTCGCATCAGCCGATTGGTCTTTGGCGCACGGGATGCCAAAAGCGGCGCCGTGGTTTCGCTCTATCATCTGCTGGACGATGGGAAACTCAACCACTCGGTGGCAATTACCGAGGGTGTGCGGGGGGATGCCTGTGCGGAAATTATGAGTGGATTTTTCCGGGAAAAGAGGATAACATCCGCCGCTCGTTAACACATATAAGGAATTGTGGAGAGGTACCGAAGTGGTCGTAACGGGATCGACTCGAAATCGATTTGGGGGCCAAAAGCTCCCACGGGGGTTCGAATCCCCCTCTCTCCGCCATTAAAAAATTGTGTGATTTCAATATACGGAGGGATGTCCGAGCGGCTGAAGGAGCACGACTGGAAATCGTGTGTATGCCCACAAAGGTGTACCGGGGGTTCGAATCCCCCTCTCTCCGCCATATATTGAGATTTTTGTCAGGCGACGATTATTAGGTAGCCGGGCCCTGCGCAACAGAGGGTTGTGAACCCCGTCAGGTCCGGAAGGAAGCAGCGGCAGCAATTACCGACGTGTGTGCGGCCAGCCTGGCTATCTTTAAAATTTTCCCATCCACTTCGTTCATGGCATAATAAGGAAGCAAAATGGAATATCTCGTCTTAGCGCGCAAGTGGCGGCCTCAGAGTTTCAACGATCTGGTAGGCCAGGAGCATGTGTCCCGGACGCTCACGAACGCCATTTTACAGAACCGCATTGCCCATGCCTATATTTTCAGCGGTCCGCGCGGGGTCGGCAAGACCTCTGTGGCCCGGATACTGGCCAAAGCCCTGAACTGCGTAGAGGGGCCAACCCCGACGCCCTGCCAGGTATGCTCCCATTGCCTGGAAATTACCGCGGGAAAGTCCATGGATGTGCGTGAGATTGACGGCGCTTCGAACCGCGGCATTGATGAGATCAGAGAACTACGTGAAAACGTCAAATTTTCTCCCGCCTCCGGTCGCTACAAGATCTACATTATTGATGAAGTCCACATGCTTACCGCGCCGGCCTTCAACGCCCTGCTGAAGACACTGGAGGAGCCGCCCTCCCATGTGGTTTTCCTCTTTGCCACCACTGAACTGAACAAGATCCCGGCCACGATCCTTTCCCGCTGCCAGGGTCATGATTTTCGCATCATCCCGCTCAAGCAGATTGTGGAAAAATTGCAGCAGATAGCCACGGCGGAGCAGATCGTCATCAGCGCCGCCGGGCTGGCCTGGATCGCCGCGGCAGGCAAGGGGAGTTTACGGGATGCCCAGAGCATCTTTGACCAGGTGATCTCCTATGCCGGTGCGGCTATCAAGGACACCGATGTGGAGGAACTGCTGGGTCTGGCGGACCGGCGCTTTCTTTTTCAGCTCTCCGCGGCAATCCTCGCGAAAGATGCCGGTAAGTGTCTGCAAGTCATCAATGACGGTTATTATGCCGGTCTGGATATGAAGCATTTCTTCCAGTTGCTGCTTAATCATTTCCGCAACCTGCTCTTTGTTAAAATCGCCGGCCCGAACCCCTCCCTTTTTGACCTGACGGAAGATGATATTGTGCAATTGCAGACCCAGGTGGCCGGTGCGGCGCGGGAGACCATCCAGAGACTATTGGACATTCTGCTTTCGGAAGAGGAAAACATGCGCCGGACTCAGGATCCCCGGTTGCATTTAGAGACGGCGATTGTCAGAATGGCCTATGTAGAGGAGCTGATCCCGATTGCGGAAGTGCTGGCGAGAATGGAAGCGCTGGAAAAAAAGCTTGCGGCAGGGGGGGCGTCAAAGGTAGCGCTCCCGGCAGCGAACCGGACGAATCCGCCCGTGTCACCGCTTTCGGCTGCGGCCAAGGTTCCTTCGCCGCCGCTGGTTCAGGAGGATCAGCGCGGGTACAGCGCCGCCGATGCTGCACCGGAGCAGCGGTGGGCGGATTATAAAGCCCATGTTAAAAAACAGAGCCCCGGTCTGGGGTCAAACATCGCTCAGGGGGTATTTATCAGTTATGCGGAGGAAGCCGTAACGGTCGGTTTTCCAGTGGGATTCGCCTTGGATTATGTCCGGGAAAGAGAGCATCTGGAACGCCTGGTAGAGCTGGCCCGGCCATTTTTTGGCACCCATGTCCAGTTGAAGTTTGAGACCATTAAAGCTGACCAGGGCGATCTGCCGGGCAAGCCCAATGGGATGGCCGGAAATAACCATGATTTGCGTCAGGAAGCCATGAACCAGCCGTTGCTGCAAAAGGCGATTGACCTGTTTGAAGGCGCAGAAGTGCGGGAGATTATTCCGCGCAGAAATAGTTAAAAATTGCACAGGAGGTAAGTAAATTTAATGCAGAATATCGGAGAGATGATGAAGCAGGCCAAGCGGCTTCAGGAGAAGATGGGCAGCCTGCAAAAGGAGCTGGAGACAAGGACCGTGGAGACCAGCGCCGGCGGTGGGATGGTGGCGGTCGTGGTCAACGGCAAATTTGAGCTGCAATCACTGAAGATTGACCGGGAGGTCGTCAACCCGGATGATCTGGAAATGTTAGAGGACCTGATTGTGGCGGCGGTCAACGAAGGTATCCGGAAGGCGCAGGAGATGGCTTCGTCGGAGATGGCGAAACTTACCGGGGGGCTGAAAATCCCCGGCCTGATGTGATGCGCATATGACCGGCTACGCCTTACCCATAAAAAGGCTGATCAAGGAACTTTCCCGATTCCCCGGCATCGGCGAGAAAACGGCGATCCGTCTGGCCACCTTTATCCTGCGAGCCTCGGATGAGGAAGCCCGGAAGCTGGCCGAAAGCATTCTGGAGGTTAAACGGGCGATCCGGCTCTGCCCGATTTGTTTTAATTTTACGGAAAATGACTGCTGCGATATCTGTGCTGACCAGAACCGGGACAGGGAAACCATCTGTATCGTGGAAGAGCCCGATGCCCTGATCGCCATCGAGGAAAGCGGCGAGTACCGGGGGCTCTATCATGTTCTCCACGGCGTCCTGGCCCCGCTCGATGGAATTGGCCCGGAGCAACTGAAGATCCGCGAACTTCTGCACCGCATAGCCGGGAACGTAATCCGGGAAATTATCGTCGCGACGAATCCGAATGTCCAGGGAGAATCAACGGCCCTGCTCATTACCGGGCTCGTCAAGGAAAAAGGGATCAAGGTAACCCGCATCGCTTTGGGGGTGCCGGTCGGGGGCGACCTCAAATACGCCGATCCGATGACCCTGGCCAAATCCATTGAATTCCGGCGGGGCATGGAATAGCATTGACGGAATAATTATTGACAGAAAAAAGTATTTATAATAACGCTTCGCGCTCAGCACTTATTAAGTATTAACGTAGGAGATTGTCCGATGATAGAGATCAGGTGGCATGGAAGAGGCGGTCAGGGCGCGGTGACATCCGTGGAATTGCTTGCGCTGGCGGCCATTGAGGAAGGGAAATATGCCCAGGGCTTTCCCAGCTTTGGCCCGGAGCGCCGGGGCGCCCCCGTGGCGGCTTTCAACCGCGTGGATGATAAACAGATCAAGGTCCGTTCCGGCATCTATCGTCCCGATGTGGTGATCGTGCTTGATGAGGGGCTGATAGGCCTCGTGGACGTTGCCGAGGGCTTGAAAGAAGACGGCATCCTCATTGTCAATACGAAGCGAAGCCGGGCGGAGATAAAAAAAGCCCTGAACTATAAAAAACGGCTGGGGATTGTGAATGGTTCGGCAATCGCCTGGAAAGAGCTGGGCGTCCCCATTACCAATACCACCATGCTGGGCGCCCTGATCAAAGCCACTGCTGTGGTGAAGATGGCATCCATGCGGGTGCCGGTTGAGCATCGCTTCGGCCGGATTGCTCCGAAAAATTTGCAGGCCATGCAAAGGGCTTATGACGAGTTGAAAATAAATTAACGAATTAATTCCGAGGTAAGGTGATGGCAGACAAGAAATGGCCAGAAAACTGGCAGGAAGTCAACCCGGGATGCATCGTATTCCGTCCCGGAAGCGCGCGGGATTATCATACCGGCAGTTGGCGGGCGCTGCGGCCCGTGTGGGATAATGCCAAGTGCATCAAGTGCGGTATTTGCTATATATTCTGCCCGGAGGGTTGCATCTCCGCCGATGCGGATGGCTATTTCGCGGCTGATCTGAATTATTGCAAGGGCTGTGGGATTTGCTCCCATGAATGCTGGCCGCAGGCCATAAAGATGGTGGGGGAGGGATAGGCCATGTCGAAACGTATTGGTATGGAAGTAGCGATGGCCGTGGCGGAAGCCGTGGCCCTGTGTCGGCCTGATGTGGCGGCTGTGTATCCCATTACACCCAACACGCATGTGGCGGAGCATCTGTCGGATATTGTCGCCGAAGGCAGGTTGGACGCGGAGTTTATCACGGTGGAATCGGAACATTCTGCCATGAGCTGCGTCATGGGCGCTTCCGGGACGGGGGCCAGAACCTTTACCGCTACGAGTTCCCAGGGGCTGATGTATATGGCGGAAGTATTACCCATTGCCTCGGCCATGCGACTGCCCATTGTCATGTCCGTTGCCAACCGGGCCATCTCCGGGCCGCTGAACATCTGGAACGATCACAGCGACATCATGTATCAGCGCGATGCCGGCTGGATTTCCATTTTTGGAGAAAATGGCCAGCAAATGATAGATATGGCCATCCAGGCCTTCAAGATTGCCGAACACCGCGATGTCATGCTGCCGGTCAATTTCAATATGGATGGTTTCCAGCTTACCCACATGGTGGAACCCTTCGAGCTTCCCTCGCAGGAGGAGGTGGATAAATTCCTGCCTCCTTACGTTCCTTACGCCACGCTCCATCCAGACAAGCCGGTAACAATGGGCGCTCTGGGTTTGCCGGAGATATTCAACGAGATGATGAAAGGCAAGGATAACGCACTCGTCAACTCGAAGAAGGTTATTCTCCAGGTGTGGAAGGAATGGGAAAAAATGTTTGGCCGGAAATATGAGCCCGTCACTTCCTATCGGACGGAAGACGCCAAAGTGTTGTTGATGACCATGGGTTCAATGGGTGAGACGGCGGAGATTGCGGTGGACGAATTGCGGAAAAAGGGTAAAAGGGTAGGGCTGCTGAAGTTGAAACTTTGGCGCCCCTTCCCCTTTGCGGAGTTGAAGAAGGCCGTTCAGGGCGCTTCGGTGCTGGCCGTGCTGGACCGGGCGGTTTCCTTCGGCGGCCCCGGCGGCCCTCTCGGTTCTGAGGTCCGGTCGGCCCTTTATCACGAATCGGATCGCCCCGTGGTGCTGGATTATCTCATTGGTCTCGGCGGACGCGACATGATGGTGGAGGATTTTATGGCGATTGCCGAAAAGGCAGCGAAGGCAGCCGGCAAGGGAACGAAGGAATTGTACGAATTCTACGGAGTTAGAGGAGCCTGAATATGTCAAACAACCCACAGGGTTTGATCGAGAATTTTGATTTATTTGCCCCGAAGTTAGTGGACAAGGAAGAATACTTCAGTTGCGGTCACCGCGCCTGTCAGGGTTGCGGTGAAGCCCTGGCCATCCGTCTGATGTGCAAGGCCCTGGGCAAGGACACCGTCATCGCCAATGCCACGGGCTGCATGGAGGTCGTATCTTCTCTGTACCCCACCACGGCCTGGAAGCTGCCCTGGATACATGTGGCCTTTCCCAACTCGGCCGCGGTCGGATCGGGTGTGGAGGCGGGATTGAAGGCTTTGCGGCGCAAGGGGAAAATCGCCGACCGGCGCGTGAAGGCCGTGGCCATCGGCGGCGATGGCGGCACCCTGGATATCGGTTTTCAGGCCCTTTCCGGCGCGATGGAGCGGGGTCATGACCTGCTTTACGTCTGTTTCGATAATGAAGCCTACATGAATACGGGCATCCAGCGTTCCAGCTCCACTCCTTTCGGCGCTTCAACCACGACGGCCCCGGCTGGCAAGCAGAGCATCGGCAACAAAACCTGGAAAAAGAATGCACCGGAAATCATGGTGGCCCATAACGTCCCCTACGTGGCCACGGCGTGCCACAGCTATCCGCTGGATTTCATGAACAAGGTCAAGAAGGCCCGGCAGGTTAAAGGTCCGGCCTATATCCAATGCCTTTCCGTGTGCCCCACGGGGTGGCGGTGCGGTTCGGAAGTCTGTATAAAAATGGGACGTCTGGCTGTGGAGACGGGGGTTTTCCCGCTGTATGAAGTGGAAAACGGGAAGTACCGGATGACGATGGACATGCCGAAAAAGCGGCGGCCGGTGGAAGATTACATCAAGCTCCAAGGGCGTTTCCGTCATCTCCGGCCGGACCAGATCAAGTCCATCCAGCAGCGCGTGGATATGGAATACCGTTTGTTGGAGAACAAGGTGGAACACTCTTTTTCCTGGCTTTTAACCGGCTCGGAAGAATAAAGGTCAACAATCAATTTTACAGGCAATTATTAGGGTGGATGAAGCATGAAAACCGCGAAAACCGTTGAATTGAAAAAGGCCAGAGAGATCGTCGCCCGGTATCATGGCGAGCGGAGCTCTTTGATAGCCATTCTGCAGGATGTCCAGGAGGCTTACCGGTATTTGCCGCAGGAAGCCCTCAGCTATATCAGCCAGGAACTGTTCGTACCCCTGACGAAGGTTTATGAAGTGGCCACCTTTTACAAGGCCTTCAGCCTGACTCCGCAGGGCGAGCATATCGTTAAGCTCTGTATGGGCACGGCCTGTCATGTGCGCGGAGCGGCCAATATTCTCGATCAGCTGGAAAGGACTTTGCACTTGAAGCCCGGTCAGACGAGCCGCGATTACCAGTTTACGCTGGAAACGGTGAACTGTGTCGGGGCCTGTGCGCTGGGCCCGGTCATGGTGACGGACGGAGAATATCATGGGCAGGTGAACTTGAAAAAGGCAGATAAAGTCATCGCATCGCTGCAGAAGGGGGCACGGTCATGAAAAGAGTGGCAGATGCCAAGGAATTGAAGAAACTTCAGGAGACACTGGCTAAGCAATGGGATCCCAAAAAGCCGCTGGTCACGATTTGCGCCGGCACTGGCTGCCGCGGTTACGGTTGCGTCAAGGTCAAGGAAGCTCTGGAGCAGGAAATAGTTAAACAGAAACTGAAAGTTGAGGTCAAGGCGACGGGTTGCTTCGGATTCTGTGAAAAAGGTCCGCTCGTCGTCATTTATCCCCAGAAGATTTTTTATCAGCAGGTCAAGCTCGAAGATGTGGCCGACATTGTTGCCAAGACGGTGGCCAAGGGCGAGGTGCTGGAGAAGCTCCTTTATCGCGATCCCCAGACCGGCAAACAGGTCCGGCAGGAAGAGGACGTGCCCTTCTACAAGAAACAAAAGCGCCTTATTTTTGGTTCCAATGGTCTGATTGATCCGACACGGATTGAGGACTACCTGGCCCTGGGCGGCTATACGGCCCTGGGCAAAGCTTTGGCGATGACTCCGACGGGGATTATTGAGGAAGTGAAAAAAGCGGGTCTGCGCGGTCGTGGCGGCGGCGGTTTTTCGACGGGCGTCAAGTGGGAAGGTTGCCGGGAGGCCCACGGAGCGACGAAGTATGTCATCGGTAATGGCGATGAGGGCGATCCTGGCGCTTACATGGACCGGAGCCTCATGGAGGGTAATCCCCACAGTGTCCTGGAAGGCATGATCATCGGCGCTTATGCCATCGGCGCCCGGCAGGGCTTCATATACGTGCGGAATGAATATCCGCTGGCGGTACTCCACCTGACTATGGCCATTGCGAGCGCCCGCGAGGCGGGTCTTTTGGGGCAAAATATCCTTGGTTCAGGTTTTAGTTTTGATATTGCGATCAACCGGGGCGGCGGTGCTTTTGTGTGCGGCGAATCGTCGGCCCTGTTCGCTTCTCTCGAAGGCCGCGCCGGGGAACCGCGCGCCAAGTATGTCCATGCCGTCGAAAAGGGACTCTGGGACAACCCCACCGTCTTGAATAACGTGGAAACCTGGGCCAATGTGCCGCTCATCATCAATAAGGGCCATAAGTGGTATGGCGCCATCGGCACGGCCAAGAGCAAGGGCACCAAGATATTTTCACTGGTGGGCAAGATCAATAATACGGGTCTCGTGGAAGTTCCCATGGGTATGCCCCTCCGGGAGATCATCTACGACATCGGCGGCGGCATTCCCAAAGGGAGAAAGTTCAAGGCGGTGCAGACCGGCGGCCCCTCGGGCGGCTGCATCCCCGAGAGTCTGCTGGACCTGCCGGTGGACTTTGACAAGCTCTATGAGGTTGGTTCCATGATGGGTTCGGGCGGCATGATCGTTATGGATGATCGTTCCTGCATGGTGGATGTGGCGAAATATTTTCTGTCCTTCCTGCAGGAGGAATCGTGCGGGAAATGCGTCCCCTGTCGGGAAGGTGTCCGCCGGATGAAGGAAATTCTGGCAGAGATCTGCGCCGGGCGCGGCCGGGAAGAAGATATCGCGCTTTTGGAAAGCATGTCCCACGCCATCAAAGACGGCGCCCTCTGTGCGCTGGGCGGGAGCGCCCCGAACCCGGTCTTGAGCACCATCCGGTATTTCCGGGCCGAGTATGAGGCCCACATCCGCGACAAGCGCTGCCCCGCCGGTGTCTGCAAAGGGCTGATCCGTTACTCTATTACGGCGGATAAGTGCACCGCTTGCGGCGTCTGCCTGAAGGCCTGCCCCACGGGGGCGATCAGCGGCGCGAAGAAAACACCTCATAAGATCAACAAAGCCAAGTGCATCAAATGCGGCGCCTGTATTGAAAGCTGCAAGTTTGACGCGATTAATGTTCAGTAAAGGTGGGTAAAATGGTTAATTTAATCATAGATGGCAAGCACGTTGAGGCCGAGGCCGGAGCGACCATTCTGCAGGTGGCCCGGACCAATGGCATTGAGATTCCCACGTTGTGTTCGCACGATTCCCTGGAGTCATCGGGCGCTTGCCGGCTTTGCGTGGTGGAAATAAAAAAAGGCAACCGGGCGAGGATCGTGACCTCCTGTCTCTATCAGGTGGAGAAAGATCTCGTCGTTGATACGAAATGCGAGCGGGTCCTGAATGTCCGCCGCCTCGTCATGGAGCTGCTCCTGGCGCGCAACCCCGAGGCCGACGTGCTGAAGGAAATGGCCCGGGAGATGGGCGTCGTGCCCCAGGTGCGCTTTATCCCCGATACGGACAAGGGCAAATGCATCCTGTGCCGCATGTGTGTCAGGACCTGCGAGACGATTGTGGGGGCAAGCGCGATCGGCTTTTCCTATCGGGGATCGGCAAAGACGCTGGGAGGGCCTTTCCGGGAAGCTTCCGCGGCCTGCATTGGTTGCGGCGCCTGCGCCTACGTCTGCCCCACGGGTCACATTCAGATGGAGACCACCCAGGATACCCGCACGATCTGGGGACGCACCTTCCCGATGCTGGCCTGCGATACCTGCGGCCGGTATTTTGCTCCGAAGGATCAGTTGCAATTCATCAGCGAGACGACGGGTGTACCGATGGCTGACCTGGCCGTCTGCACGAGCTGTAGATGATCATTCCCCAGTAGCTCAGTCGGTAGAGCGGGTGGCTGTTAACCACCATGCCCGTGGTTCGAGTCCGCGCTGGGGAGCCAAACTGTTCGGTGGGCAGAACTTCGACATCAGAGGTTTTACCCACCGGCCGGGGCTTCCTTAATTGACACGTAATGAGAAATAAATATTTTAGTTAAATTAGCCTTGACAACAGAGAACATATTCCCTTATAAACCACCACGTCGGAAGAAGATTCTTAATTCAGACTGGTTAAGTCCTGTAAGCTGAAAGGGAACGTTCAGGTTGCTCGCAGGCGCTCCGGTGCTGATTCATGGGGCTAACGGCCCGTAATGAATGAATATTAAAAGATAGGAGATAGAGCATTGCACAAGGTATTGGAAAAAACTTTTTTGCAGGAAATTGTGGTCAGAATGGTTATTGAGGCTCCCGAGATTGCCCGCAAGAGAAAGGCCGGACAGTTCATCGTGTTGATGATCGACGAAAAGGGCGAGAGGATTCCCTTGACCATCGTTGATTCTGATAGTCGAAGAGGCACCATTACCATTATATATCAGATCGTGGGAAAAACGACCGCTCAACTGGCTAAAATGGAGAGGGGCGACGGTATCATGCATGTGCTGGGGCCTCTGGGGCATGCGACCGAAATAAATAATTTCGGCACGGCGGTGTGCGTCGGCGGAGGCGTAGGTATCGGTGTGGCATACCCCATTGCGGCGGCGCTCAAGAAGGCGGGAAATAAAGTGATATCCATCATCGGAGCACGGACGAAGGATATCCTGATTCTCGAGGACGACATGAGGAAGGTCAGTGATCAGTTGCTGGTGGCCACCGATGACGGCAGTTACGGATTTCACGGCTTTGTAAGCAACGTCTTGCAGAATCTCATTGACGCGGGCGAGAAGATCGATATCGCATATGCCATCGGACCGGTGCCGATGATGAATGTTGTCGCCAAATTAACGAAGACATACGGCATAAAGACCATCGTCAGTCTGAACCCGATCATGGTGGATGCCACCGGGATGTGCGGCGCCTGCCGTGTTTCGGTGGGCGGAAAGACAAAGTTCGGCTGTGTGGATGGTCCGGAGTTTGATGGCCATGAAGTAGATTTCAGTTTATTGATGAGCCGCCTTAAGATGTATGCTGATGATGAAAAACAGGCGCTGGAAAGATACAGGTGTGAATGTCATGGAAAATAACGAGAAGCTTGCAAAGAAGGAGAAAACGGAAAAAGTCCCCCGGCAGGGTATGCCGGAGCAGGCGCCCGGGCAGAGGATCCAGAACTTCAATGAGGTTCCTTGCGGTTATACAAAAGAGCTGGCCCTGGCAGAGGCAGGCCGGTGCATCCAATGCAAAAAACCAGGTTGTGTGGCCGGTTGTCCCGTGGATGTGGATATCCCGGCCTTCATTAAGCTGATTGCCGAAGGGAGCTTTATCGAAGCGGCCTGGAAACTCAAAGAGACGAATGCCCTTCCCGCCGTCTGCGGAAGGGTTTGTCCCCAGGAAGATCAATGTGAAAAACTCTGCATCCTCGGTAAGAAAGGCGACCCCGTTGCCGTTGGCAGACTGGAGCGTTTTGCCGCGGATTTTGAAAGGGAGTCCGGAAATATTGTGATTCCCCCGGTGGCTCAGCCGACCGGTAAGAAAATCGCCATTGTGGGCGCAGGGCCGGCCGGGCTCACGATCGCCGGAGATCTGGTTAAAGCGGGCCTCGACGTGACGGTTTTTGAAGCCCTGCACAAAGCGGGCGGAGTGTTGATTTACGGGATTCCCGAGTTCCGTCTTCCCAAAGCGATTGTGGATGCCGAGGTGAATTATCTGGAAAAACTGGGCGTGAAGCTTGTATTAAACGCCGCCATCGGTAGACTTAAGACGGTGGATGATCTTTTTGCGGAAGGATTTCATGCCGTATTTCTGGGAGTCGGCGCCGGCGCCCCGGTCTTTATGAATATCCCCGGTGAAAACCTCAACGGCATCTATTCGGCCAATGAGTATCTCACTAGATCCAATCTCATGAAGGCCTATCTGTTCCCGGAATATGATACGCCCATTGTCCGGGGGAAGAACGTGGCCGTCATCGGCGGCGGCAATGTGGCCATGGATTCGGTGCGAACCGCCCTCCGCCTGGGCGCGGACAACGCTTATATCATCTACCGGCGCACCGAGGTGGAAATGCCCGCCAGGAAAGAGGAAGCGCATCACGCAAAAGAAGAAGGGGTGCAGTTCAAACTCCTCCATGCCCCGGTTGAATATCTTGCCGATGATAAAGGCTGGGTGAAGCAGATGAAATGTATCCAAATGGAACTGGGTGAACCGGATGCCTCCGGTAGACGCAGCCCCGCCCCGGTAAAAGGGTCCGAATTCACCATTGAGGTGGATACGGTAGTGGTAGCCATCGGGACGATGGCCAATCCCGTGATCCAGACGACAACCCCCGGGCTGGAAGTCAACAAGTGGGGTTATATCCTGACCAAAGGCGAAACAGGGGAAACTACCCGGGAAGGGGTTTACGCCGGAGGAGATATCGTGACGGGTTCGGCTACGGTTATTCTCGCCATGGGCGCCGGAAGACAGGCGGCTAAAGCTATTTATGACTACGTAAGAGCCAAATGATTTCCTTGGGTGCAAGTAAAAAAATCTGGCCTTAAAGATCCTGTCCATGGCAGCGAAACAGAGGCGGTCTGGCTTTATCGTTTGGACAGAAGCTTCAGAAAAATACTCACCACATAATTTGACCAATGGGTTTAGCCGAGTATTTACGTCAGAGAAGTACGCAAGAACCGGCATAACCATTTTTTTCCATCATAGGCAGACCTCTACTGCCTTGGGAACCCAAAAAAAATAATGTGGAAATTTGCCTGAGAAAAGTGTAATCACCCCACAGCGCGTCATTTAATCGCGCATTTCCGGGAGGTTTTAATGAAGATGTTTGCTCGTAAGAGATGGCTGCCATTGCTCTTGGCAATCACTT
This genomic window from Deltaproteobacteria bacterium contains:
- a CDS encoding 2-oxoacid:acceptor oxidoreductase family protein, whose product is MIEIRWHGRGGQGAVTSVELLALAAIEEGKYAQGFPSFGPERRGAPVAAFNRVDDKQIKVRSGIYRPDVVIVLDEGLIGLVDVAEGLKEDGILIVNTKRSRAEIKKALNYKKRLGIVNGSAIAWKELGVPITNTTMLGALIKATAVVKMASMRVPVEHRFGRIAPKNLQAMQRAYDELKIN
- a CDS encoding 4Fe-4S binding protein; this translates as MADKKWPENWQEVNPGCIVFRPGSARDYHTGSWRALRPVWDNAKCIKCGICYIFCPEGCISADADGYFAADLNYCKGCGICSHECWPQAIKMVGEG
- the porB gene encoding pyruvate synthase subunit PorB, whose protein sequence is MSNNPQGLIENFDLFAPKLVDKEEYFSCGHRACQGCGEALAIRLMCKALGKDTVIANATGCMEVVSSLYPTTAWKLPWIHVAFPNSAAVGSGVEAGLKALRRKGKIADRRVKAVAIGGDGGTLDIGFQALSGAMERGHDLLYVCFDNEAYMNTGIQRSSSTPFGASTTTAPAGKQSIGNKTWKKNAPEIMVAHNVPYVATACHSYPLDFMNKVKKARQVKGPAYIQCLSVCPTGWRCGSEVCIKMGRLAVETGVFPLYEVENGKYRMTMDMPKKRRPVEDYIKLQGRFRHLRPDQIKSIQQRVDMEYRLLENKVEHSFSWLLTGSEE
- a CDS encoding NAD(P)H-dependent oxidoreductase subunit E; its protein translation is MKTAKTVELKKAREIVARYHGERSSLIAILQDVQEAYRYLPQEALSYISQELFVPLTKVYEVATFYKAFSLTPQGEHIVKLCMGTACHVRGAANILDQLERTLHLKPGQTSRDYQFTLETVNCVGACALGPVMVTDGEYHGQVNLKKADKVIASLQKGARS
- the tadA gene encoding tRNA adenosine(34) deaminase TadA; translated protein: MLTANDDMFMELALGEAGAARAAGEVPVGAVITCGNDILARAHNLPIALHDPSAHAEIMAIRAAAQIMSNYRLTGTTLYVTLEPCVMCCGAIVQARISRLVFGARDAKSGAVVSLYHLLDDGKLNHSVAITEGVRGDACAEIMSGFFREKRITSAAR
- a CDS encoding YbaB/EbfC family nucleoid-associated protein — its product is MQNIGEMMKQAKRLQEKMGSLQKELETRTVETSAGGGMVAVVVNGKFELQSLKIDREVVNPDDLEMLEDLIVAAVNEGIRKAQEMASSEMAKLTGGLKIPGLM
- the recR gene encoding recombination mediator RecR codes for the protein MTGYALPIKRLIKELSRFPGIGEKTAIRLATFILRASDEEARKLAESILEVKRAIRLCPICFNFTENDCCDICADQNRDRETICIVEEPDALIAIEESGEYRGLYHVLHGVLAPLDGIGPEQLKIRELLHRIAGNVIREIIVATNPNVQGESTALLITGLVKEKGIKVTRIALGVPVGGDLKYADPMTLAKSIEFRRGME
- the porA gene encoding pyruvate ferredoxin oxidoreductase, which translates into the protein MSKRIGMEVAMAVAEAVALCRPDVAAVYPITPNTHVAEHLSDIVAEGRLDAEFITVESEHSAMSCVMGASGTGARTFTATSSQGLMYMAEVLPIASAMRLPIVMSVANRAISGPLNIWNDHSDIMYQRDAGWISIFGENGQQMIDMAIQAFKIAEHRDVMLPVNFNMDGFQLTHMVEPFELPSQEEVDKFLPPYVPYATLHPDKPVTMGALGLPEIFNEMMKGKDNALVNSKKVILQVWKEWEKMFGRKYEPVTSYRTEDAKVLLMTMGSMGETAEIAVDELRKKGKRVGLLKLKLWRPFPFAELKKAVQGASVLAVLDRAVSFGGPGGPLGSEVRSALYHESDRPVVLDYLIGLGGRDMMVEDFMAIAEKAAKAAGKGTKELYEFYGVRGA
- the dnaX gene encoding DNA polymerase III subunit gamma/tau — its product is MEYLVLARKWRPQSFNDLVGQEHVSRTLTNAILQNRIAHAYIFSGPRGVGKTSVARILAKALNCVEGPTPTPCQVCSHCLEITAGKSMDVREIDGASNRGIDEIRELRENVKFSPASGRYKIYIIDEVHMLTAPAFNALLKTLEEPPSHVVFLFATTELNKIPATILSRCQGHDFRIIPLKQIVEKLQQIATAEQIVISAAGLAWIAAAGKGSLRDAQSIFDQVISYAGAAIKDTDVEELLGLADRRFLFQLSAAILAKDAGKCLQVINDGYYAGLDMKHFFQLLLNHFRNLLFVKIAGPNPSLFDLTEDDIVQLQTQVAGAARETIQRLLDILLSEEENMRRTQDPRLHLETAIVRMAYVEELIPIAEVLARMEALEKKLAAGGASKVALPAANRTNPPVSPLSAAAKVPSPPLVQEDQRGYSAADAAPEQRWADYKAHVKKQSPGLGSNIAQGVFISYAEEAVTVGFPVGFALDYVREREHLERLVELARPFFGTHVQLKFETIKADQGDLPGKPNGMAGNNHDLRQEAMNQPLLQKAIDLFEGAEVREIIPRRNS